The Candidatus Eisenbacteria bacterium genomic sequence CCGATCACAATTCTACAGGAAGTAAACGCGCATCCATAGCGCAGGGGCGAAACGGCCGTCACGAGGCGGGGAGGCGTCCCGTAGCCGACCTTCGCCGTCCGGTGGTAAAATCAAAGGTGGTCGGCCTCGCCGAGACCGACATGCACCTGGCCGATCGAGCCCCCGGTCCGACTGGGTCCCGGGGCGCTCAAGATGAGGTCCGAGCGGTGACAACGCATGCCATTCTGCTCATCGGGCTCCTCGCCGCGATCCGTCCGCTCGCCTGCCATGCCCAGGTGCCGGACCATCCCCGCCTGATCGTTCTGAATCAGGACCTGCACGCTCTGACCCATCCTTCCGGATCCTGGGAGACATGGTCCGAGCGCGAGCGCGCGTCCGTCCTGGCCTATCGCTCCATCGTCGTCGCCGCGGAGCGTCTCTGCCGATTCCCGATCGGCAGCTACGATTGGAGACTGCGCTTCGTCGATCATCAGACGGCCTTCTACCACAACATCAAGACGCTCGCGATGGCCCATCTCCTCCGCAGGGCGGAGCCGTACGACAACGCCTACCTCGATCATGCATGCAAGACCCTCGATCACCTGCGGGCCACCGGCTATCCGATGTGGTTCACTTCCGTCGATCCATACAACACCGACCTCAACACCGGCGAGCTGCTCGCCGGCTGGGCCCTCGCCTTCGACTGGCTCTACCAGGACATGACCGCCGCCCAGAGATCCGGCAGCATCCAGGATCTTCTCTATCTCCTGGACAGTCAGAGTTACGACCACATCGCGACGGGCTTGAAGGACAACAATCACATAGCCGTCTGCTTCGGAGGCAGGGGACTGGCCTGCCTCGCCCTCGAAACGCACTGCCAGCCGCAGCAGGAATCGTACCGCCGAAGCTGGCTGACGCAGGCGACGGGTCGCGTCATCGACTACTTCGACTGGGGGTTCGGCGACTGCGGCGCGGGGTTCGAGGGGGTCTTCTACAGCATGTACGGGCTCAACACCTCGCTTCCGTTCGGCCTCGCGACCGACCGCCTCGTCCACCTTCCCGCGAACCAGCGGGTCAACGTCCGGCAGCGCAATGTCCAGCAGGCGGGGACCTGGCTCTGCTATGAGCAGCTTCCCTTCGACCCGGCGGCCGGCACACCGATCAACGACACCGACCGTCCCGGGTGGGACCTTAACAACACGCCGTTCAGGCCCTATCCCTGGCTCATGGCCTTCGGGACTCCGGATCGCCCCAGCGGCGCGAAGCTCCTCTTCCTGACGCAGTATCCTCCCGTGGAGTGGGGAAGCTACCTGGCTCAGCCGTTCGATCCCGACTCTCCGAACGGGAACGCGTGCCTCTTCTCGAAGGTCCTCCGTCCGACGGGAGACTGGACGATCGACGTCAATCGCAGCGCGGTGGACGCGCTGCTCGGATGGCCAGAGGATTCGATCCCGCCCGGCGCCTTCTACGAGTCCCTGCGCCCGAGCCGCGCTTTCACCGGACGGGGGATCGTCTACTTCCGCGAGGAGGCGCTCACGATCGAGGACGGGAGGCTGGTGAGCGACCCGAACGGCTGGCTTTTGACCTTCGAGTGCCAGCTTCCGCCGGGATGGACGATTGGCGGCCATCAGGGGCACCGGCAGAACGACACCAATCACTACCTCTACTACTGGAACAAGCACGCGATCGCCTACGAGAGCGGGTTCCGCTCCTTCGGCGCGGGATACCACAACGCCCGCATGATCCGCGCGCCCGGGCAAGCGTGGCGGGAGCCGACCCTCGAGGCCCGCGGAGCGCTGATCCGGCATCTGGTCGGCGCGGCGAGCGCGCCGAGCTTCGTGATCGGAGACGATGTGGCGGGCTGGAACTGGTCCTCTCCCCTGGTGGACCGGGCGCGGAGGTCGTTCCTCGTGATCCCGCGCACCGAAGGGCGGCCGCCGTTCGTCCTGATCTACGACGACCTGGACTTCGCGGGGAGCAACGCTTGGGAGTCCCGTTTCTACTGGCACGGCGCGGAGGAGGCGACGATGTCGGTCGTCAGTCGCGATCGCGCGAGGAGCGTCATGGCCGAGACGGCCGCCGACATGACTTTCCTTCGGCCGGTCCCCGCCTCGCCCCTCACGGTCGAGTCGATCGATCCCGTGCACGAGAGCTGGCCGCCCCATCCCCGGCTCTCGGTCAACTTCGCCGCCGCGCTCAACCCGAATGTCATCGCGATCCTCGATCCCTACCTCGTGTCGGACGGGCCGACGCTCGAGGTTGCCTCGATTTCCCATGCCAATCCGGGGACCTATGCCTACGCGATCGATGACGGCACGGACTCCTACATCGTCGTCCTCCGTCAAGCCGACGCCGTCGGCGTGGCGACGCTGAGCGTCGACGGAACGACGCTTTCGACCGACGCGACGCACACCGTCCTGCGCTTCGGCTCGAGCGCGCGATCCTGGTCCGACATCGGCGCGGGACTGATGGCGGGCGGCACGCGGGTCTGGTACGACGGCCAACTCGTCATGGGGATCTACAACGACTCCGTTCCGGGAGACCTGACATTCGACGCCGACGAGGTGTCCGTCGGCTTCGACAGCGGGGGGTCGGCCTCTCCCGAGTACTACGTCGGACCGGTCATCCCATCCCGCGCGTATGTCGGCGGAGTGGAGCAGGCGACCGACATGATCGACTTGCCGCATCCCCTGCGATGCGCGTTCCCCGTCCGCGTGTGCAGGAGCCCCAACAACGAGACCGCTCCGCCCGACTGGCGATACACGGTGGAGGTGAGCCTGCGGACGGCGGAAGGGGACCCGGTGGCCGGCTGGCCTGCCGAGAGGATCTCCATGGATATCCGGAACTGCCCGAATCCGCGTCTTGGCCTCGCTCCCGAGGGGCCCAGCGACGAGCAGGGGAATCTGTTCTGGACGGACGGACTGAACGTGGGCGGATCGCACCGCGTCGCCGGGGGAGAGGTCGTGGTCCTGAACCTCGACTACGGAGCCGATGGCGTGGGGCGACTGCGCGCCTACGACTCGGTTACGAGCCCCGATGAGGACGCCGACGGGGATGTGGACGAGAATGACTTCCTGATCTGGAACGAGGCCTTCGAGCTCGAGGAGCCCCTCTACATCGGCGATCTCAACCGGGATGACCTGATCACCTGGGACGATTACGCGTGGCTGCAGGCCCACGGCCTGCCGGGGTATCACCGTCCACCCCCCGCCGCTCCCGAGATCACGGTCACCAACCCGATCCGGCGCGAGGCCATGATCCTCTGTCATCTGCCGATGGCCGGCCCCGTGAGGCTCGACATCTTCGATGTCCAGGGCCGGCTGGTCAGGAGATTGCTTGATGAGCCCGTGAGGCGGGGCTCGCACGGAATCCTTTGGGACGGGCGGAACGACTTCGGCACGCAGGTGGGATCAGGCATCTACCTGCTTCGGCTCCGGCACGGCGGCACGAGCCGCGTCTTCCGGATCGTCCTGCTTCACTGATCTGGAGGAGCCTGTGGACGGCACGACAATCGCATCGACCTTCTGCCTTCTGCATCTCGTCCTCGTGGCCGCGGCGCCGGCGGCCCCCGAGATCCGGCAGGAGACGCTTGTCGGTCCGGACGGCGCTCGATGGGCGCGGACGATCACCCTGTGCGATATCCCCCCAGCGGATGCGGACATCCCGCCCGCGGCCGCGGGCACGCGCGGCGTGAATCAGTACATCTGGATCGACCGGAATCACCGGAGCGCGATCGCCGAACATGTCGCGATCACGGGCCTGGGCGCGCACGGGATCGCGGGATGGTGGCTCAACGGCATGAGGGTCTCGGCCTACCGCGTGCCCGGCGGCGCCGGCGATCCCGAGTGGGAGCATCCTCTGCCCTTCGCGGAGTTCCAGATCGCGTGCGACGCCGACTTCTCGGGGGATCGACTCGCCACCGCCGCGAGGAACGAGTCGCTGCTCGTGTTCGGCGCCGGCTCCTCCGATCCGATCTTCACGGATTGGTTCGCGCCGCCCTACGTCGGGATGAAGTGCGCCGTCTCGGACGATGATGCGACCCTCGCTTTCGGCGGGGGAGATCCATCCGGCCTTGGGGGGGAGATCCGCGTCCTTGACGGCGCGACCGGCGCGCTGCGCTTCGCGCGGCCGCTGCCCGCTCCGCCCGAGGGCGTCTCTGTCTCGGGCGACGGACTCCTCGTCGCGGCCAACATCCGCGGATTCGCAAAGGTCTGGGTCGCCGCGACGGGCGCCCTGCGCGACTCCGTCGCGATCCCGGGGGGAACCCAGACCTCGGCGGCGCTTTCGGATAACGGCTTCTATCTCGTCACCGGAGGCTTCAGCAGGACGGTCCGCCTCTATCGCTGGAACGGAGCGGACTACGTGCAGGACTGGTCCCACTCGATTCCCAGCACGACCTGGGTGACCGCCCTCACGATCTCGCGCGATGGGACGACGATCGTCGCCGGGACATGGACGAACCCGACCGGCGGCCGCGTGGTCGTCTACGACAGATCCAGCTCGACCCCTCTCTGGACGGACGCTTCCTTCGGCGACGAGGTCCATTCGGTGGCCGTGACGCCGGACGGCGCGAAGATCGCCGCGGCCTCGTGGGGTCGTTCGGGCGGGACGGTCGGGAACGTGGTCAGCGTGTACGAGCGCGGCTCCTCGATTCCCCTCTGGACCATCGGGGATGACGCGATCGCCGGTGTCGGCTCATGCATGAGCGTCGATCTGAGCGAGAACGGGTGCTTCCTTCTGGCGGGGGGGAAGGAGGTCCACGCCCGCGAATTTGGGGGCGGCGGATTCGTCATGGCGATCGATGTCTCGAGTCCCGCGGCGGTCGACGATCTCGGCGGAACGCAGAGCTTCCGGGCGGCGCCGAATCCGTTCCGAGAGTCCCTGCGGATCGCGGGAGCGGGATCGCTCGTGTCCATCTGGAGCGCGGATGGGCGCCTGATCCGCACGGTTCGCGGACCCAGACGCGGCGAGCGCGCCGACGGGGGATGGAGCGCGCCCGCGCTCTGGGACGGTCGCGACGAAGCGGGACGGGAAGCGCCCGCGGGAGTCTACTTCATTTGGGGCGCGGCCTCGGGCGCCGCCCCGATTCGTGTCGCCCGGATTCGGTAGGCGTTAGTCTCGTCCGGGGCAGAGCCGCCCTGCGCCAGTCCGCCGCAGGCCGCGTCGCCTGCTCGAGTGGCCGGCGATCTCCTCAGTGGATCAGGGATACGCGATCCCCGCGCCCGGGCCGAGTGGAATGCCGAGCGCCACCCAGGCGACGGTCATTGCCAGGCCCACGATCAGGAGCCAAAGCGAGTAGGGAAGCATGTTCGCGAGCAATGAGCCGAGCCCGTATCCCGGCTGCCAGCGCTGGCAGAAGCTCAGGATGAGCGGGAAGTAGACCATGAGAGGCGTGGCGATGTTCGTCGTGGAGTCACCCATCCTGTAGGCGGCCGTCGTCATCTCCGGGCTCACGTTGAGCAGCATGAGCATCGGGACCAGAATCGGAGCGAGGAGCGCCCACTTGGCCGACGCCGAACCGATGAGCAGGTTCACCGTCGCGGAGAGGAGCACGATCCCGGCCAGCAGCACCGGGGCCGGCGCGCCGGTCGACCGCAGCGCCTCCGCGCCTTCGATCGCGAGGATCAAGCCGAGATTCGTCCAGTTGAACAAGGCGATGAAGTGCGCGGCGGCGAACGCGAGCACCAGGTAGTAGCCAAGCAGAGACATCGACGAGGCCATCATCTTGACGACGTCCCGATGTCCGCGGATCGCGCCGACAGCCGCGCCGTAGGCCCAGCCGCACACCAGGAAGAGGAGGAAGAACCCGGCGACGAGGGAACGGTAAAGCGGAGAGAGGCGCCCCTGGGCCACCGCCGCGTCCTCGTCCACGAGAGGCGTTCCAGGGCCCACGAGCAGAAGGACCCAGAGGGCGGTCACGGCGAGGGCCGCCGCGCCGGCCCGCCAAAGCCCCCGGCGCTCCTCGCGGGTCAAGGGGCCGGACTGCCCTTCGTGCCCGTCGGGCGTCGCGCCTCCGGTCCAAGCGCCCAGTCGAGGCTCCACCACGCGGTCGGTGACGATCCAGATCACCGGGAGGAATAACGCGAACATAGCGGCGATGAACCACCAGTTCCCCGCGATGTTCGCGTCCCAGGCCGGATTCAAGAGCTCGGCCGCCGTCTCGGTGATGCCGAAGAGGAGCGCGTCGAGCTGTCCGACGAGCAGGTTTGCGGAGAAGCCGCCGGAGACTCCCGCAAAGGCGGCGACGATGCCGGCCAGCGGGTGTCGCCCCGCCGCCGCGTAGATGAGCCCGGCGAGCGGGATCAAGACCACGTAGGCGGCGTCCGCGGCGAGATTCCCCATCATCCCCGCCGCGGCGACTGCAGGGGTGAGCAGCGCCGATGGCGCCCGGCGCACCGCGGCCCGCATCGCCGCTCCGAAGAGGCCGGAGCGCTCGGCGACGCCCGCCCCGAGCATCACAACGAGGACGTACCCGAGAGGGTGGAAGTGCGTGAAGGTCGTCGGCATGTCGACGAGCAGCCGCTGGAGGTTGGCGGCCGAGAAGACGCTCACCGCCGCCACGGCCTCTCCGTTCGCGGGGTGCCTCGATGACAGCCCGGCCCGCGCGGCGATCTCGCTCAGCACGGCCAGGATGGCAGTCAGGGCGAAGAAGAGGAAGACAGGGTCCGGGAGCGCGTTCCCGGCCCGTTCGACCCACGCGAGAAACCCCCGGCGGGGCGCGGCGGTCTCGGTCTCGGTCATCTGTTCCTCGCTGTCAATGGGCGGCCTCTCTCCGCGGCCGCACCGGTTCAAGGATCCGCGCGATCAGCAGGGAGGCGGCTTCATCGCCCGATGGCCTCGCTTCGGGTCCCGCGCGGTTGATCCTAAGGATCCCCGAAGCGACGCTCAAGTCGCTTGTGGTCGCGTGGTGGTCGCGCCCCCGGGCCCCGCGAACCGAGCGCCGGGCAGCGTATGCCGATCCCCGGGCGGGATCCCAAGGATCTGCTCCTGGATGCGCGATCGGATCCGCTTTCGCCCCACATCTCGATCGTGTAGGCTCGCCCTTCCGTCGGACGGCACGAAGCGACCCGCACGGGAGGAGACATGGACCGCGACCCCGCGCCCCGTATCCCAATCTGGTGGATGGCCTTCGGATACTTCGCCTGCTACTGGCCCTACAGTGGACTCGTGCGCGCAACCGCCGACGGGATCCTCCCGGGGCTTACGGGCAAGCTCGACGGCATGACGATGCAACCGCTCCAGGTCGCCTCGTCCCTCGTCTCCATGTTCCTCTTCATCACCTTCATCGGGTGGTGGAAGTACCCGGGGCGCCGGCGCGTGCTCGGGGCCCAGATCCCCTTCCCGTCCCTCTGGACCGCGCTCTCGGGCGTCTGCACGGCGCTCGTCATCGTGACGACGAATCTCGCCTACACCTTCACCGGCGTTTCGATCGTCTTCGTGATGCTCCTCATGCGCGGCGGCGTGCTCATCCTCGGGCCGATCGTCGATGCCCTGAATCGCCGGAAGGTGCGCTGGTTCTCGGCGACCGGGATGTTCTTGAGCCTCGCCGCGCTGATCGTCGCCTTCGCCGAGAAGGGGGGGTATGCGATCTCGGTCATCTGCGCGATCGACGTGGCGGCCTATCTGCTCGCCTACTTCGTCCGCTTCCAGTTCATGAGCCGGATCGCGAAGTCCGCCGACGCGACGCGCAACGTCCGCTACTTCGTCGAGGAGCAGATGGTGGCGACGCCCTTCCTCATGGCCGTGCTGGCGCTCTTTGCGTTGCTGGGCCGCGGGGAGATGGCCGAGCTGGTGCGTGCCGGCTTCGTCGGGCTGCCTGGAGGGGCGGCGATCTTCTACATCGTGCTGGCGGGCATCTTCTCGCAGGGCACCGGCATCTTCGGCACGCTGATCTTCCTCGATCGCCGCGAGAACACATTCTGCATCCCGGTGAACCGCTCCTCGAGCGTCCTCGCGGGGGTCTTCGCCTCCTTCACGCTCGCCCTGCTCTTCAGGATGCGCGTGCCGAGCGCGCATCAGCTCGCCGGGGCGGCGCTCGTCATACTCGCGATCCTCTTCCTCAGCCTTCCCGGGGTGCTTGCCCAAAGGCGGCTGGCGGCGCAATCGGGGCAGGGGCGGACGGGCGCGT encodes the following:
- a CDS encoding WD40 repeat domain-containing protein — its product is MDGTTIASTFCLLHLVLVAAAPAAPEIRQETLVGPDGARWARTITLCDIPPADADIPPAAAGTRGVNQYIWIDRNHRSAIAEHVAITGLGAHGIAGWWLNGMRVSAYRVPGGAGDPEWEHPLPFAEFQIACDADFSGDRLATAARNESLLVFGAGSSDPIFTDWFAPPYVGMKCAVSDDDATLAFGGGDPSGLGGEIRVLDGATGALRFARPLPAPPEGVSVSGDGLLVAANIRGFAKVWVAATGALRDSVAIPGGTQTSAALSDNGFYLVTGGFSRTVRLYRWNGADYVQDWSHSIPSTTWVTALTISRDGTTIVAGTWTNPTGGRVVVYDRSSSTPLWTDASFGDEVHSVAVTPDGAKIAAASWGRSGGTVGNVVSVYERGSSIPLWTIGDDAIAGVGSCMSVDLSENGCFLLAGGKEVHAREFGGGGFVMAIDVSSPAAVDDLGGTQSFRAAPNPFRESLRIAGAGSLVSIWSADGRLIRTVRGPRRGERADGGWSAPALWDGRDEAGREAPAGVYFIWGAASGAAPIRVARIR